The following DNA comes from Chryseobacterium gallinarum.
TACCCTAAAATCAATGTGCCAGGTAGCTATGCTGGGGCAGCGGGTTATGCAAACTGGGCTCCGGATAATTCACCTAATCTGTTTTCCCCTGAGAAAAATGACAAATACAGAGGGTTTATCTGGATCAATACCGTAACCGGTGACGAGGATGGAAAATATAAATTTTCTATCAATCAGGATTGGCCGGGAAATAAAGGAGATGACGGAACCCTTTCAGGCAAATTGAAGCTGGATGGAGACAATATCAAAGCACCTGCAGCAGGAACATACTATATTAAAGTAGATTGGGCAGCCAATACCTATTCCTCCGTGTTGGCAAACTTTGGTGTGATCGGTGATGCAACTCCTACAGGATGGAATTCAGATACTGATTTTGTATACAATCCTTCCACAAAGACTTATGTCATCAATTCCATCGCATTGAGCAATGCCGGGTCATTTAAGTTCAGAGCCAACGATGACTGGACTTTTAAAATTCAGCCTAAGAATGCTGATGAAACCCTGATTTCAGGAAAAGGAGTACAAACCTATTTCAATGCTGAAGGTACGGTAACTGATGACCATGGATATAAGGTTTCAGAAGCAGGTAACTATAAAATAGAACTGGATTTGCATAATTCAGCGTATTATAAGTTAACCATTACAAAATTATAATAAGTATTACATTGATAAAGCAAAGTGCTGCTTTATTGCAGCACTTTATTTATTTTTTTAAGTATAAATAGTCATTATGAAGAAAATTACAGTTGGAGCACTTTTGCTCTCAATGATGTTTGCAGGCGTAAAAGCTCAATCCTTGAAATCCCCGGACGGAAAGTTTGAAATGAACTTTCAGTTAAAAGAAGGGGTACCTTACTATAACCTGAAATACAATGGGGCTATAGTGGTTGAAGATTCTAAACTGGGATTAAGATTATTTAAAGACAAAGCCATAAAATTTGCTTCTGAAATAGCCAAGCCGGAAGATGCAAAGTTCGATCTGAATAACGGTTTTGCAAAAATCGATGAAAAAAGAGATTCTAAAAATGAAACCTGGCAGCCGGTTTTAGGAGAAAAGAAAAATTATATTAACCACTATAATGAGCTGGCAATTACGCTGAATCAGGCTTCTACAGACAGGAGTATTGTGGTAAAATTCAGATTGTTCAATGATGGATTAGGATTCAGGTATGAATTCCCACAACAGAAAAACCTGAACTATTTCGTAATCAGGGAAGAAGATTCTGAAATCGATTTTCCTACCGATATGAAAGCATGGTGGATCGTAGCAGATTACGATTCCCAGGAATATCAGTACCAGGAAACAAAAGTGTCTGAAATTCCCGCGCAATGGGATAAAGCATTTGACGCCAATGCTTCACAGACCTTAGTGAAGAATGCAGTGCAGTCTCCGTTAATGCTTAAGAAAGAAGGAAAAAATCCTTTATACATCAACGTTGCTGAAGCAGCAGTAT
Coding sequences within:
- a CDS encoding SusE domain-containing protein, producing the protein MKNLFKILALVFTGLLIFSCEKDEDQAVINETSAGKMTADKSAIILNELNANDPVITFTWTKPIFNIAVVPNQKVEFGIKGDNFKKSATIDFSNDLVTGTATHAAINAAMFNIGAKPDIVNDIEVRLKTSVGSAVFYSNIIALKVTPYTPNPDLVYPKINVPGSYAGAAGYANWAPDNSPNLFSPEKNDKYRGFIWINTVTGDEDGKYKFSINQDWPGNKGDDGTLSGKLKLDGDNIKAPAAGTYYIKVDWAANTYSSVLANFGVIGDATPTGWNSDTDFVYNPSTKTYVINSIALSNAGSFKFRANDDWTFKIQPKNADETLISGKGVQTYFNAEGTVTDDHGYKVSEAGNYKIELDLHNSAYYKLTITKL